Proteins encoded within one genomic window of Marinobacter halotolerans:
- the scpB gene encoding SMC-Scp complex subunit ScpB — protein MNEENLRKIQAITEAALLAAGRPMSLDQLRDLFDEHERPARQVMEHVMVLLDSACEGRGFELKKVASGYRLQVREAFAPWVGRLFEEKPQRYSRALLETLALIAYRQPITRSEIEDVRGVTVSSNIIRTLQEREWVRVVGHRDVPGRPAMYATTRQFLDYFNLQGLDQLPPLSEIRDLEEIGREIEKNMQAEIEFDAGSNSDESREPTEDPGSESNQTLH, from the coding sequence ATGAACGAAGAGAATCTCCGGAAAATACAGGCCATCACAGAAGCGGCGTTGCTGGCTGCGGGCCGACCCATGTCCCTGGATCAGCTGCGGGATCTGTTTGACGAGCATGAACGCCCCGCGCGTCAGGTCATGGAGCACGTAATGGTTTTGCTGGACAGTGCCTGCGAGGGGCGCGGGTTCGAGCTGAAAAAGGTGGCCAGCGGCTACCGGTTGCAGGTGCGCGAGGCCTTCGCGCCCTGGGTCGGTCGACTGTTCGAGGAAAAACCCCAGCGCTATTCCCGGGCGCTGCTGGAAACCCTGGCCCTGATTGCCTATCGTCAGCCTATAACCCGAAGCGAAATCGAGGATGTTCGTGGCGTGACCGTCAGCAGCAACATCATTCGCACCCTGCAGGAGCGGGAGTGGGTAAGAGTGGTCGGACATCGGGATGTGCCCGGTCGTCCCGCCATGTATGCCACCACACGTCAGTTTCTGGATTACTTTAACCTCCAGGGCCTGGACCAGCTGCCACCGCTGTCAGAGATCCGCGATCTGGAAGAGATCGGCCGGGAGATCGAAAAGAACATGCAGGCTGAAATTGAGTTCGATGCAGGCTCGAACTCAGACGAGAGCCGGGAGCCCACCGAAGATCCGGGCTCCGAGTCCAACCAAACACTTCACTGA
- a CDS encoding GntR family transcriptional regulator yields the protein MRFQAPESLSEQIAQHLGQRIVTGDLPPGSRIQELRVAGELNVSRGSVREALLVLQRRHLVEIFPRRGAVVSRLTPELVNSLYDIYINLLCMLGRKVLERWSGKELTGVMGQVRELQAVIDALNSSDSDAAEKVIESGFGVMRYAYDLVENPFLEETLENFKPAISRTYFVALENFRDELEATARFFRQLADAATADDPERLEQVIREFGEHQRHQVLSILQTGVNA from the coding sequence ATGAGGTTTCAGGCCCCCGAAAGTCTGTCGGAACAGATTGCCCAGCACCTTGGCCAGCGGATCGTAACCGGCGATCTGCCGCCAGGTTCCAGGATCCAGGAGCTGAGGGTGGCCGGAGAACTGAACGTAAGCCGCGGATCGGTACGTGAGGCCCTGTTGGTTCTGCAGCGCAGGCATCTGGTGGAAATCTTTCCGCGCCGCGGCGCAGTAGTTTCCCGGCTGACACCGGAACTGGTTAATAGCCTTTATGATATTTATATCAACCTGCTGTGCATGCTTGGCCGCAAAGTGCTCGAACGCTGGTCTGGCAAGGAGTTGACTGGTGTAATGGGGCAGGTCAGGGAATTACAGGCGGTTATCGATGCGCTGAATTCCTCCGACAGTGACGCGGCGGAGAAAGTGATTGAGTCGGGTTTCGGGGTGATGCGATATGCCTATGATCTGGTCGAAAATCCGTTTCTCGAGGAAACCCTTGAGAACTTCAAGCCGGCAATCAGCCGCACCTATTTTGTTGCTCTGGAGAACTTCCGTGACGAACTGGAAGCAACGGCCCGGTTTTTCAGGCAACTTGCGGACGCCGCAACGGCCGATGACCCGGAAAGGCTTGAGCAAGTGATCCGCGAATTCGGCGAACATCAGCGCCATCAGGTACTCAGCATTCTCCAGACAGGGGTGAACGCCTGA
- the rluB gene encoding 23S rRNA pseudouridine(2605) synthase RluB produces MAADRPGKPESNASKTASSDEPERIQKLLARAGVGSRREVESWIEAGRLQINGEPVTPGQKASIRDRIELDGKRLDIAAGAEVLRRVLIYNKPEGEVTTRRDPEGRPTVFDRLPRLPDHRWIAIGRLDINTTGLVLFTTDGELANRLMHPSRQVDREYAVRVFGEVDDAMIKRLSEGVLLEDGIARFTDISEAGGKGINQWFHVTLMEGRNREVRRLWESQGVRVSRLKRVRYGSVFLPSRLTMGKWEELDQKAVDALSRSVDLAPVDIPSKTPSEQKADDRKRRKQGGPARRKPGTPRWQVTGSSNEEPKSGRKGTPTTRRG; encoded by the coding sequence ATGGCGGCTGATCGCCCCGGAAAACCGGAATCAAACGCGTCAAAAACCGCAAGCTCTGACGAGCCCGAGCGCATCCAGAAGCTTCTGGCCCGGGCCGGCGTCGGCTCCCGGCGTGAAGTGGAGAGCTGGATCGAAGCCGGACGGTTGCAGATCAATGGCGAGCCCGTCACTCCCGGGCAGAAGGCCTCCATCCGGGATCGGATCGAGCTGGACGGAAAGCGCCTGGATATTGCGGCCGGTGCCGAAGTGCTTCGGCGGGTACTGATCTATAACAAGCCGGAAGGCGAGGTGACCACCCGTCGTGATCCCGAAGGTCGGCCGACGGTCTTCGATCGGCTGCCAAGGTTGCCGGATCACCGCTGGATCGCGATCGGGCGACTTGATATCAACACTACCGGGCTGGTTCTGTTCACCACCGACGGGGAGCTTGCCAATCGCCTGATGCACCCCTCGCGCCAGGTCGATCGGGAGTACGCGGTGCGGGTCTTCGGGGAAGTTGACGATGCCATGATCAAGCGGCTGTCCGAAGGGGTTTTGCTGGAGGATGGCATTGCCCGTTTTACCGACATTTCCGAGGCCGGTGGCAAAGGCATCAATCAGTGGTTTCACGTCACCCTGATGGAAGGCCGCAACAGGGAAGTCAGACGTCTTTGGGAATCCCAGGGCGTGAGGGTGAGCCGTCTCAAGCGGGTGCGCTACGGGTCGGTTTTCCTGCCGAGCAGGCTGACCATGGGAAAATGGGAAGAACTGGACCAGAAAGCGGTTGACGCACTCAGCCGGTCGGTCGACCTTGCACCGGTGGATATCCCATCAAAGACGCCGTCAGAACAGAAAGCGGATGATCGCAAACGTCGAAAGCAGGGCGGACCTGCAAGGCGTAAGCCGGGGACACCGCGTTGGCAGGTAACCGGATCCTCGAATGAGGAACCGAAGTCAGGAAGGAAGGGCACTCCAACGACCCGGCGGGGATAG
- a CDS encoding segregation and condensation protein A: MTEETTGSPPFEEPVAAAEDKSPRARVSGKPVVDFPNDLYIPPDALAVFLEAFEGPLDLLLYLIRRQNMDILDIDVSEITRQYMDYIGAVEAMRFELAAEYLVMAATLAEIKSRMLLPRQESEDEEEIDPRAELIRRLQQYERFKQAAEDIDQLPRLERDSFAASAALPQLPSSQTHPDVDLREMLLALRGVLARADLFTSHHVERERLSTRERMSAILAMLNDDQFVTFESLFTAEEGKLGVVVSFLATLELVKEQLIEVVQAEVLGPIHVRARAAR; encoded by the coding sequence ATGACAGAAGAGACCACAGGAAGCCCGCCCTTCGAAGAGCCGGTTGCTGCGGCGGAAGACAAATCGCCACGTGCACGCGTCTCAGGCAAGCCTGTGGTGGATTTTCCCAATGATCTGTACATACCGCCCGATGCCCTTGCGGTTTTTCTGGAGGCGTTCGAAGGCCCCCTGGATTTGCTCCTCTATCTGATTCGCCGGCAGAACATGGACATCCTGGACATCGATGTCAGCGAGATTACCCGGCAGTACATGGACTACATCGGCGCGGTTGAAGCCATGCGCTTTGAACTCGCCGCCGAGTATCTGGTGATGGCGGCGACCCTGGCGGAGATCAAATCCCGCATGCTGTTGCCGCGCCAGGAATCCGAAGACGAGGAAGAAATCGATCCCCGTGCCGAGCTGATAAGACGCCTGCAGCAGTATGAGCGGTTCAAACAGGCAGCCGAGGATATTGATCAGTTGCCTAGGCTGGAACGTGATTCCTTTGCCGCGTCGGCTGCTCTGCCCCAACTCCCATCAAGCCAGACCCATCCGGATGTGGATTTACGGGAAATGCTTTTGGCGTTACGGGGTGTTCTGGCCCGGGCGGATCTGTTTACCAGTCACCATGTAGAACGGGAGCGGCTGTCCACAAGGGAGCGAATGTCCGCGATCCTTGCAATGTTGAATGACGACCAGTTCGTGACCTTCGAAAGCCTGTTCACCGCCGAGGAAGGCAAACTCGGCGTCGTTGTCAGCTTTCTTGCGACACTTGAACTGGTGAAAGAACAGCTCATTGAAGTGGTTCAGGCGGAAGTACTCGGTCCGATTCATGTCCGGGCGAGAGCCGCACGTTAA
- a CDS encoding GGDEF domain-containing protein produces the protein MKQIPTIPRSAQNTHKLATLLQTHKHWSESPDVLTRLTRRLSTTLSLEIQMGVLAEEMASVIPFDCMTYRHNIASRDFVYATGMGGPHRCDYRLNLEGQFYGSLTFSRKKRFTEKELEGIELILSAAICPIRNACMYITVEQAALTDSLTGVPNKRAMDDALERATSLGNRHGQEHSLILCDLDRFKAINDQHGHVVGDHVLQLAAKELQKAIRTSDEVYRFGGEEFAILLPQTNESDSRAVADRIRHFMSTIVVNCGESNIHVTTSCGVAMRLQDEDAGQWLARADEALYRAKAGGRNCTRVSAAIASN, from the coding sequence GTGAAGCAGATTCCGACCATTCCAAGATCCGCCCAGAATACCCACAAGCTCGCGACGCTGCTGCAAACGCACAAGCACTGGAGCGAATCTCCGGACGTGCTGACTCGCCTGACCCGCAGGCTTTCAACGACCCTGAGTCTTGAGATTCAGATGGGCGTGCTCGCGGAAGAAATGGCTTCGGTGATTCCCTTTGACTGCATGACCTACCGCCACAACATTGCATCGCGGGATTTTGTCTACGCCACAGGCATGGGCGGGCCACACCGCTGTGACTACCGGCTGAATCTTGAAGGTCAGTTCTACGGTTCCCTGACGTTCAGCCGCAAGAAGCGCTTCACCGAGAAAGAGCTTGAAGGTATCGAACTGATTCTCAGCGCCGCTATCTGCCCGATTCGCAATGCCTGCATGTACATCACCGTTGAGCAGGCTGCGTTAACCGATTCGCTGACTGGGGTCCCCAACAAACGGGCCATGGACGATGCTTTGGAAAGAGCCACCTCTCTCGGGAACCGGCACGGCCAGGAACATTCGCTGATTCTTTGTGACCTGGACAGATTCAAAGCCATCAACGACCAACACGGACATGTTGTCGGCGACCATGTGCTGCAGCTTGCCGCCAAGGAACTGCAAAAAGCGATCCGCACGTCGGACGAGGTATACCGGTTTGGTGGTGAGGAGTTTGCCATTCTGCTGCCCCAGACCAATGAGAGTGACTCCAGGGCAGTCGCGGACAGAATCCGCCATTTCATGAGCACCATTGTGGTTAACTGTGGCGAATCGAATATCCACGTGACCACCAGTTGCGGTGTTGCGATGCGGCTTCAGGATGAGGACGCAGGCCAATGGCTGGCGCGGGCTGACGAAGCGCTATACCGCGCCAAGGCCGGCGGGCGCAATTGCACCCGCGTGTCTGCGGCCATTGCCAGCAACTGA
- the ligA gene encoding NAD-dependent DNA ligase LigA, with protein MTDQPDKDASQRAEELRQQLTEHNYQYYVLDNPAIPDAEYDRLFRELQSLEHRYPSLRTADSPTHRVGSSVETSFESVTHRIPMLSLDNAFSDDELKEFDRRVRDRLKTDDDIEYVGEPKLDGLAVSLHYENGVLTRAATRGDGYTGEDITENIRTIPSVPLKLRGDSIPALVEVRGEVYMPKAGFEELNRVLGQKGEKTFVNPRNAAAGSLRQKKPTVTARRPLEVCAYSVALEDESEMPSTHWDSLQWVKTWGFRTNPEMRLVIGVDECLEAYRSLLDKRNELAYEIDGIVFKVNSLALQQKLGFVSRAPRWAIAQKFPAQEELTVIEDVEFQVGRTGAITPVARLKPVFVGGVTVSNATLHNMDEIRRLDAHIGDTVFVRRAGDVIPQVVKVLPERRPENASVVSLPPTCPVCGSDIVQIEGEVVARCSGGLFCPAQRKEAIRHYASRKALDIEGLGDKWIDILVDRELVNTVADLYLLKKSDLTGLERMGDKSANNLINAIDQSRKPVLWKFLYALGIREVGEATAKAIASHFGTLEAISRADEESLQAVPDVGPVVAGHIRSFFDQKHNIDTLDALRKAGVQWQEEEITAGEKPLSGETWVLTGTLSTMTRDEAKACLESLGAKVAGSVSAKTSCVVAGEAAGSKLAKAEKLGVQVLDDSAFIDFLSRHDLP; from the coding sequence ATGACAGACCAACCTGATAAAGACGCTTCCCAGCGAGCCGAGGAGCTGCGCCAGCAGCTGACCGAACACAACTATCAGTACTATGTGCTTGATAATCCAGCGATTCCGGATGCCGAGTACGACCGACTGTTTCGTGAGCTTCAATCACTGGAACACCGGTATCCATCCCTTCGCACCGCTGACTCACCGACCCACCGGGTGGGCAGTTCCGTGGAAACGTCTTTTGAGTCAGTAACCCATCGCATTCCCATGTTGTCGCTGGACAACGCTTTCTCCGATGACGAACTTAAAGAGTTTGATCGCCGTGTAAGAGACCGCCTCAAAACAGACGACGACATCGAATACGTGGGCGAACCCAAGCTTGATGGCCTTGCCGTTAGCCTGCATTACGAGAATGGCGTTTTGACTCGCGCAGCAACCAGGGGTGACGGCTACACCGGAGAGGATATAACTGAAAATATCCGCACCATTCCGTCGGTCCCACTGAAGCTTCGCGGCGATTCCATTCCAGCCCTGGTTGAGGTTCGCGGCGAGGTTTATATGCCGAAAGCCGGCTTCGAGGAATTGAACCGCGTTCTGGGGCAGAAAGGCGAGAAGACCTTTGTGAACCCGCGCAATGCGGCCGCCGGCAGCCTTAGGCAGAAGAAACCAACGGTAACCGCCCGTCGACCGCTGGAAGTGTGCGCCTACAGCGTGGCGCTTGAGGATGAGAGCGAGATGCCGTCCACCCACTGGGACAGCCTGCAGTGGGTAAAGACCTGGGGCTTTCGCACCAACCCGGAAATGCGGCTGGTGATCGGTGTCGATGAGTGTCTTGAAGCCTATCGAAGCCTGCTGGATAAACGAAACGAGCTGGCTTACGAAATCGACGGTATTGTATTCAAGGTCAACAGTCTGGCGCTGCAACAGAAGCTGGGCTTTGTGTCCAGAGCACCGCGCTGGGCGATCGCCCAGAAATTTCCGGCCCAGGAAGAACTCACGGTCATCGAGGATGTGGAGTTTCAGGTGGGGCGCACTGGGGCCATCACCCCGGTTGCCCGGCTGAAACCGGTGTTTGTCGGTGGCGTGACGGTCAGCAACGCAACACTGCACAACATGGACGAAATACGCCGGCTGGACGCCCACATTGGCGACACGGTATTTGTTCGCCGGGCGGGGGACGTGATCCCCCAGGTCGTGAAGGTATTGCCGGAGCGGCGACCGGAAAACGCGTCCGTGGTCAGTCTGCCGCCGACATGCCCGGTCTGTGGTTCGGACATTGTGCAGATCGAGGGCGAAGTTGTCGCCCGTTGCTCCGGCGGCCTTTTCTGCCCCGCCCAACGCAAGGAAGCTATCAGGCATTATGCGTCCCGCAAGGCGCTGGATATCGAGGGGCTGGGTGACAAGTGGATTGATATCCTGGTTGACCGGGAACTGGTTAATACCGTTGCAGACCTGTATCTGCTGAAGAAATCCGATCTGACGGGGTTAGAGCGGATGGGGGACAAGTCCGCCAACAACCTGATCAATGCCATTGACCAGTCCAGAAAGCCGGTGCTCTGGAAGTTTCTTTACGCTCTGGGTATCCGGGAAGTCGGTGAAGCGACCGCCAAGGCGATTGCCAGCCATTTTGGCACGCTGGAAGCGATCAGCCGCGCTGATGAGGAATCGCTTCAGGCTGTTCCGGACGTTGGCCCTGTGGTCGCCGGCCATATCCGCAGCTTTTTCGATCAGAAGCACAATATCGATACACTCGATGCGCTTCGCAAAGCCGGTGTCCAATGGCAGGAAGAGGAAATCACCGCCGGTGAAAAACCCCTTAGCGGCGAAACCTGGGTACTGACAGGAACCCTGTCCACCATGACTCGTGATGAAGCAAAGGCCTGCCTGGAAAGCCTGGGCGCAAAAGTGGCCGGCAGTGTCTCGGCCAAGACATCCTGTGTTGTCGCCGGAGAGGCCGCCGGGTCCAAGCTTGCCAAAGCCGAAAAGCTCGGTGTGCAGGTGCTGGATGATTCAGCGTTTATCGACTTTTTGTCCCGCCACGACCTGCCCTGA
- the smc gene encoding chromosome segregation protein SMC produces MRLKSIKLAGFKSFVDPTTVPFPTNMTSVVGPNGCGKSNIIDAVRWVMGESSAKYLRGESMTDVIFNGSSARKPVSQASIELVFDNSDGSAPGEFVRFNEISVRRRVSREGQSEYFLNGSKCRRRDITDLFLGTGLGPRSYAIIEQGMISRLIEAKPEELRVYIEEAAGISKYKERRKETESRIRRTQENLERLTDLRDELGRQLQHLERQAEAAEKYKAYKQEERRKKAELTVLRWQSLDQELQSSRTRIRDTELELEKHLTERVSLETSLESLREGHQERNEHFNRAQAKYYEAGADIARIEQSLEHQKERSRQTAAELDQAMANQRELARELEQDEQKLTSIQEELDELEPEQESLSLTSENSGEKLQQAEEAMSEWQHQWEDFSARASDSRRQAELSQSRIQSLEAAIEQLRNRQQRMGDERALLDGQIDRDELDDMLEQQETLMLRREEVAERITGLQDDLQDARYQQREAENGATEARQAVQNLRASLDSQQGLLDEQLGGENESLKTWLSGQNLNDTDRLAKRLQIDNGWEYAVEQVIGRFSQGMSVPGFDQFQGALSEAPRGLAIVSEQENSSATGDSGLAAKVRGAGGLTSVLALVDTAETLDDALGRRKSLEPGQSIITRDGAWLSRDWILMPDSESSHVGVIERQKKVTELTEQLEEAEARLESAEAKLEQIQEKAEKAEAARETAQADQADIDRELSSLSSRISGIRARAEQIEDRLQRIGEDMSDLALQLEEQQEQLLEAREEWQQALAQTETSDEEKEQLLERRDSLRETLDRLRQEARHDRDRAHQLQLQLQSLHSQRDGLKQTLDRMQLQKERLEERLDFLRESRETAEEPIEDLQMQLEGLLDRRLAEEQKLSVARDALEDIDREVREREQGRSRVEHLIQDVRARLEKVKMESQATEIRATQHLEQLNELDVQLRDVIDSLPEDASEQSWSEELEKIGARIQRLGAINLAAIEEYQVQSERKQYLDSQNEDLMEALETLDTAIRKIDRETRQRFKETFDKVNGGLQALFPKVFGGGNAYLELTGEDLLETGVAIMARPPGKKNSTIHLLSGGEKALTAIALVFSIFQLNPAPFCMLDEVDAPLDDANVGRYANMVKEMSKQVQFIFITHNKIAMEMADQLMGVTMHEPGCSRLVSVDVDEAAALAEA; encoded by the coding sequence ATGAGACTCAAGTCCATCAAACTTGCCGGGTTCAAATCATTTGTTGATCCCACCACAGTGCCTTTCCCTACCAATATGACGTCGGTCGTTGGACCCAATGGCTGCGGTAAATCGAACATTATCGACGCGGTTCGCTGGGTCATGGGGGAAAGCTCCGCCAAGTATCTGCGCGGCGAATCCATGACCGACGTCATCTTTAACGGTTCCAGCGCCCGCAAACCGGTCAGCCAGGCCTCCATTGAACTGGTGTTCGACAACAGTGATGGCTCGGCACCCGGTGAATTTGTCCGTTTCAACGAGATATCCGTGCGTCGGCGGGTGTCCAGGGAAGGGCAGTCCGAATACTTCCTCAATGGGTCAAAATGTCGTCGCCGGGACATCACCGATCTTTTCCTGGGCACCGGTCTGGGCCCCCGCAGCTACGCTATCATCGAGCAGGGCATGATCTCTCGCCTGATCGAAGCCAAGCCGGAAGAGTTGCGAGTGTATATCGAGGAAGCTGCGGGTATATCCAAGTATAAGGAGCGCCGCAAGGAAACGGAAAGCCGGATCCGCCGCACCCAGGAAAACCTGGAACGTCTGACCGACTTGCGGGATGAGCTGGGCCGCCAGCTTCAGCACCTTGAGCGCCAGGCCGAGGCCGCCGAGAAATACAAGGCTTACAAGCAGGAAGAACGACGGAAGAAAGCCGAACTGACGGTCCTGCGCTGGCAATCCCTGGACCAGGAGCTACAAAGCTCCCGTACCCGCATTCGCGATACCGAACTGGAACTGGAAAAACACCTGACCGAGCGTGTAAGTCTGGAAACATCTCTTGAGTCACTGCGGGAAGGCCACCAGGAGCGCAACGAACACTTCAATCGGGCACAGGCGAAATACTATGAAGCCGGTGCCGACATCGCGCGGATTGAACAGAGCCTGGAACACCAGAAGGAACGCAGCCGGCAGACTGCGGCAGAACTTGACCAGGCCATGGCGAACCAGCGTGAACTGGCCCGGGAGCTTGAGCAGGACGAGCAGAAACTGACGTCCATCCAGGAAGAACTGGATGAGCTGGAGCCGGAGCAGGAGTCCCTGAGTCTTACGTCTGAGAATTCCGGAGAAAAGCTGCAGCAGGCGGAAGAAGCCATGAGCGAATGGCAGCACCAGTGGGAAGATTTCAGCGCCCGGGCGTCGGATTCCAGGCGTCAGGCAGAGCTCTCCCAGTCCCGCATTCAATCGCTGGAGGCGGCGATAGAGCAGCTTCGTAACCGTCAGCAGCGCATGGGAGATGAACGGGCGCTGCTCGATGGACAGATCGATCGCGACGAACTGGATGACATGCTGGAGCAGCAGGAAACACTGATGCTTCGTCGTGAGGAGGTTGCCGAACGCATTACCGGTTTGCAGGACGATCTTCAGGATGCTCGCTACCAGCAACGGGAAGCGGAGAATGGGGCTACTGAAGCGCGACAGGCGGTTCAGAATTTGCGGGCGAGCCTTGACTCACAGCAGGGCTTGCTTGATGAACAGCTTGGAGGCGAGAACGAATCCCTGAAAACCTGGTTATCCGGTCAAAATCTCAATGACACGGACCGTCTGGCCAAACGACTTCAGATCGACAATGGCTGGGAATATGCCGTCGAACAGGTCATCGGCCGGTTCAGTCAGGGCATGAGCGTGCCCGGTTTCGACCAGTTTCAGGGCGCGCTTTCCGAGGCGCCACGGGGGTTGGCCATCGTCAGTGAGCAGGAAAATTCTTCGGCCACAGGCGACAGCGGCCTCGCCGCGAAGGTGAGAGGCGCCGGCGGCCTTACGTCTGTGCTGGCGCTGGTGGACACCGCTGAAACCCTCGACGATGCGCTTGGACGCCGCAAATCATTGGAGCCTGGCCAAAGCATCATTACCCGCGATGGCGCCTGGTTGTCGAGAGACTGGATACTGATGCCGGACTCCGAGTCATCTCATGTGGGCGTGATTGAGCGTCAGAAAAAGGTCACGGAACTGACCGAACAGCTTGAGGAAGCCGAGGCCCGCCTGGAATCGGCCGAAGCTAAGCTTGAACAGATCCAGGAAAAGGCCGAAAAAGCAGAGGCTGCCCGGGAAACGGCCCAGGCGGACCAGGCGGATATCGACCGGGAACTTTCCTCGCTGTCGTCCCGAATCAGTGGGATACGGGCACGAGCCGAACAGATTGAAGACCGGTTGCAGCGCATTGGCGAAGACATGAGCGATTTGGCCCTGCAACTGGAAGAACAACAGGAGCAACTGCTGGAAGCGAGGGAAGAGTGGCAGCAGGCCCTGGCGCAGACCGAGACCAGCGATGAAGAGAAAGAACAACTGCTGGAGCGCCGTGACAGCCTGCGGGAAACCCTGGACCGACTGCGGCAGGAAGCCCGCCATGATCGTGATCGAGCCCACCAGTTACAGCTCCAGTTGCAATCATTACACAGCCAGCGTGATGGCCTGAAGCAGACCCTGGACCGGATGCAGTTACAGAAGGAGCGGCTGGAGGAAAGGCTGGACTTCCTGCGGGAAAGCCGGGAAACCGCCGAGGAGCCCATCGAAGACCTGCAAATGCAGCTTGAAGGACTACTGGACCGCCGTCTTGCCGAAGAGCAGAAGCTGTCAGTGGCCAGGGACGCCCTGGAAGATATTGACCGGGAAGTGCGGGAGCGGGAACAGGGCCGCAGCCGCGTGGAGCATTTGATCCAGGACGTGCGTGCCCGTCTCGAGAAAGTGAAGATGGAATCCCAGGCCACGGAGATTCGGGCGACCCAGCATCTGGAGCAGCTCAACGAGTTGGACGTGCAGCTGCGGGATGTGATCGACTCCCTGCCGGAGGATGCCTCGGAGCAAAGCTGGTCGGAAGAGCTGGAGAAGATCGGCGCGCGGATTCAGCGCCTGGGCGCCATCAACCTGGCGGCCATTGAGGAGTATCAGGTTCAGAGCGAGCGGAAACAGTACCTCGACAGCCAGAACGAGGACCTGATGGAAGCACTGGAAACCCTGGACACCGCCATCCGCAAAATAGATCGGGAAACCCGTCAGCGATTCAAGGAGACCTTCGACAAGGTAAACGGCGGCCTACAGGCGCTGTTTCCAAAGGTTTTCGGGGGTGGCAATGCCTACCTCGAGCTGACCGGGGAAGATCTGCTGGAGACCGGCGTGGCGATCATGGCTCGACCGCCTGGCAAGAAAAACAGCACCATTCATCTGCTATCCGGTGGCGAAAAGGCGTTGACTGCCATTGCCCTGGTTTTCTCGATTTTCCAGCTCAATCCGGCGCCTTTCTGTATGCTGGACGAGGTAGATGCGCCCCTGGACGACGCCAACGTGGGCCGTTATGCCAATATGGTTAAAGAAATGTCCAAACAGGTGCAGTTCATCTTCATTACCCACAACAAAATTGCCATGGAAATGGCGGATCAATTGATGGGGGTAACCATGCACGAGCCCGGGTGTTCGCGTCTGGTGTCTGTTGATGTGGACGAGGCGGCGGCCCTGGCGGAAGCCTGA
- the zipA gene encoding cell division protein ZipA gives MSLREWLIAIGSLVVIGVVIDGIRRMRRARKESVAISSGMGADDLDESPLDDEFNPELPNGGARTISRDTLEDRGYVKPQKPRFGNPTPKPTRPVKDTRPTPEPEPDSEPQSQPETESESANGYEESFSATDDDTDLEIEAGWATKPAEKAEPPTVTTEVEEDTARRKQASKASDQPLAGANRPEAREVVVINVLAKTGENFSGEKLRDLFEACGLQHGDLDIYHRHEQADTHSPVQFSVASAVEPGTFRPEDIPTLSTPGISFFMSMPGPSNSLQAFEFMLETAQCVVRNLGGELKDERRSVMTPQTIEHCRQRIREFERKKRSPGQ, from the coding sequence ATGTCTCTAAGGGAATGGTTAATCGCCATTGGCTCCCTCGTGGTCATCGGGGTTGTTATAGATGGCATCCGGCGTATGCGTCGGGCGCGCAAGGAATCTGTGGCTATCTCGTCCGGGATGGGCGCCGACGACCTGGATGAATCACCGCTGGATGATGAATTTAATCCGGAGCTGCCCAACGGCGGCGCCCGAACCATCTCCAGGGACACCCTTGAAGATCGTGGCTACGTAAAGCCTCAAAAACCCCGTTTCGGTAACCCGACCCCCAAACCGACCCGCCCGGTAAAAGACACCAGACCGACGCCTGAACCCGAGCCTGACTCTGAGCCTCAGAGTCAGCCGGAAACAGAGTCAGAGTCAGCGAACGGGTATGAGGAAAGCTTTTCCGCCACCGACGACGATACAGACCTCGAAATCGAGGCCGGCTGGGCTACAAAGCCTGCTGAGAAGGCGGAGCCACCGACCGTGACTACCGAGGTGGAAGAAGATACCGCAAGGCGCAAGCAGGCCAGTAAGGCCTCGGATCAGCCGCTGGCCGGTGCCAATCGCCCGGAAGCGCGGGAAGTTGTGGTTATCAACGTACTTGCCAAAACCGGTGAGAATTTCAGTGGCGAAAAGCTCAGGGATCTGTTTGAAGCCTGTGGCCTGCAACATGGTGATCTGGACATCTACCATCGCCACGAGCAGGCAGACACTCATAGCCCGGTCCAGTTCAGTGTGGCGAGTGCTGTCGAACCCGGCACTTTCCGGCCAGAGGACATACCGACACTCTCCACGCCGGGAATCAGCTTTTTCATGAGTATGCCGGGGCCGTCCAATTCCCTTCAGGCTTTCGAATTCATGCTGGAAACCGCCCAGTGCGTGGTGCGGAATCTTGGCGGTGAGCTTAAAGACGAGCGTCGGAGCGTGATGACGCCACAAACCATAGAGCACTGCCGTCAACGTATTCGCGAATTCGAGCGTAAGAAACGATCCCCGGGACAATGA